The Pseudanabaena yagii GIHE-NHR1 genome segment ACTACGAATTAAGTTCCAAAGCAAAGTACGTCCTACACTTCCTTCTCTTTCGCTTGCACCAATCACAGCAACGGAACGTGGGCGAAAAATACAATCAAGAGGATGACGCTGCTTTTTCCAAATATCATGGGCGGGATCGCTAGCACATACTTGATTTGCTAGAATTTTTTCCATACTAACCTCCTGATATGAGACACCCAAGCTATGTGGTGTATTAACTTCCAGATTAACTCTTTATCAGAAGATAGCAGCAAAATTTAATCTAAATACATCTTCAGCAAGAGAGATGGAGTTTTGCTCCATCTCTCTTATGAGTTAACTAACAGCGATCGCAATGGCGATCATTGCTACAATGATACTGAGAACAGCGATGAGCTGAAATTTGAAGTTCTTTGGTTTTGAAGCGTCGGGTTCTTCAATATACATCTTGGGCATAACGGCAAAATTATTGAGAATGCCGCGATCATCGACGGTATAGCTTCTGACAGCTCTTACTTCTTCGCTCGAACTATTGGATGCTTGAGAAGTCTTTGCAGAGGAGGTATCACTGCTTGGTTTTATATTATCAGATGTCATTGTTTCCTTGAGTTCAATGGTATTCATATTGGTAGTACCTCCATGAATATATTATTTTATATGCTATAATTATACCCCTTTATTTCTTCCCTAGCATAAGCATATAGAGGATGGGTTCCCCGCCGAAGGCGGGGAACCCATCCTCTATATGCTCACAGAAATCGGATAAATTTTTGAAAGCGTGGCTTAGTCATGATTTCAAAAATTTATCTGGCTTTTACAATGCGCTGTAACTATCTGCTTTGTAAAAAATTAGCGATCGCCTGATTAAAAGCTTCAGGTTCTACTAAAAAAGCCCAATGATTACCTAATACTTCACAAATTTGCAAATTGGGAAAATACTTCTGGTAGGGGCGTAACTGCCATGCTTGGCGATTCAGTCCTTGCTTAGGTTGCACAAATAAAGTAGGGATATCAATGGACTGAGTTAAGCCTTCAACATCCATGATCTCCTCAAAGATGAAATCGCGAGCCTGACGAGGAAATTTGCTCTGCCATGTACCATCGGGTTTTGCTTCGATGCTGGCTTGGAAAACTGTTTGTTGGAAATCTGACCATCCTTGATATTGCTTGAGGCTCCGCGCAATCTTTTCTACGGTTTCATAATTTGGGAAGGTTTCAACTACCTTGAGAAATGGTAAGACACGGTACATCAATGGGAAGGTCATTCTAATCCAACTCGGAAATCTGCCCATAAAAAAGGGATCGACCAAAATCAAACTGCGAATGCGATCGCTTTTTTGAGTAGCCCAAATTGCAACAGTTTTGGCACTCCATGAATGGGCAAGCACATGGGCGCTAGTGATGCCTAGATGCGACATTAAGGATTCTAAATCTGCAATGATACTCGCAAAGGAATAATCGGTAATGTCTTTGCTGGTCTCACCATGCCCCCGCAGATCAGGAGCAATGATCCGATAGCGATCGCCACCCACCTTGCCTAGATGTTCGGCTAAACTCGTCCATACCATCGCTGAATCTGCCATGCCATGTATTAGCAATACAGTCTCTGAGCCATTACCGCCCACTAGGTAGGACAGGTCAAGATTTGGTAAATGGAGAGTACGTCTAGTGAGCATAGAATTTTAGAACTTATTCAATGAAGAACCAATTTTTATGAGATGGCAAAGTCGTCCATAAAAATTGGTTCTTTATATTACTGCATGTTGATAATAGGCGGCACAAGCACCTTCCGAAGAAACCATTGGTGCGCCGAGGGGATGATCAGGGGTACAAGCTTTGCCGAAACTAGGGCATTGATGGGGCTTGCTTGTACCTTGCAAAATTAAACCACTAATACAGAGCGGAGATTCACAAATTTCTGGGGCATGATCCTCATAATTAAAGCGTTTTTGGGCATCAAAAGCGGCATATTTATCCTTCAATTTAAGTCCACTTTCAGGAATCTCTGCTAAGCCCCGCCATTGTCGATTTGTCGCTTCAAAAACTTCTTGCATCATGGCGATCGCCTGTTGATTTCCTTCTTTTTTGACCGATCGCGCATATTGATTTTCGACTTCCGCTTTACCTGCTTCTAGCTGCTTGATACATAGATAAATCCCTTGCAAGATATCAATTGGTTCAAAACCTGTGACAACTATGGGAACTTGATATCGCTGGGCGATCGCCTCATATTCGCCATAGCCCATTACCGTGCAAACATGACCTGCTGCCAAAAATCCCTGCATTGTGTGATCGGGATTGCTCAGAATTGCCTCCATTGCGGGTGGCACAAGGACATGGGCGCAAAGAATTGAGAAGTTATCTAAACCTAATTGGTGAGCTTGGGCGATCGCGAGAGCAGTAATCGGTGCAGTAGTTTCAAAGCCAACTGCAAAAAATACGACTTGGCGATCGCTATTTTGTTGTGTCAGTTGTTGCGCTAATTTCACCGCATCAAGGGGTGAATAAACCATCCGTACATCTGCCCCTGAAGCCTTTGCACTTAACAAATCGCTGCTACTTCCGGGAACACGCAACATATCGCCAAAGGAGCATAAAGTGACATTGGGTTGTGAGGCGATCGCGATCACTTGATCGATCAGATAAATAGGGGTAACACAGACGGGGCAACCGGGCCCGTGAATGAGGGTGATTTCTGAGGGAATTAGGCGATCGATGCCATGTTTAACAATGGAGTGGGTTTGGCCGCCGCAGATTTCCATCAATGTCCAAGGACGAGTAGTAATAGCTGCGATCGCTGAGGCATATTCATGGGCAAGTTGGCGATCGCGGTATTCGTCAATATATTTCATCGCAGTTGCTCTAAATTTGTTGCAAATCGAGTAATGTTTGTTCTGCTTCTGCGGGATCAACAATGGAAATTGCCACACCTGCATGGATAATCGCATAGTCACCGATTTCTGCTTCTGGCAAATAGGCAAGATTTACTTCTTTCACAACCCCACTAAAACTAACTTTGCCGACTCTCATTAAGTCTTCCCCTTGAATAGAGAGAATTTTTGCTGGTACTGCTAAACACATGATTTTAAGCTCCTTGATTTACAGGCATTGAAGAGCCTTGCTTTGCAAGGTTCTTCAATGCGATAACTCTCGTAATGCTGCCATAATTTGTCCTGCGGCAATTCCTCCATCATTGGGTGGAATATTTTGATGACAATAAACTTGAAATCCTGATTGCGTCAACTTTTGGATCGCTCTTTCAGTTAAATATCGATTTTGAAAACAGCCTCCTGTTAACACAATTTTTTCTATCTCAATTTGCTTGGCGATCGCTACCATTACTGCCACTAAGGAATTATGGAATTTAGTCGCAATTGTCGCGATCGCAGTTTGATTTTGGATATCTTCTAAGATAGATTGAATCAGGTTTGTCCAGTCAATTTCACCGTCATTCTTAACATCCATCCCATAAAATTCATCAATTGTAGGATCACAGATTTGCTCTAAGGCGATCGCTGCTTGCCCTTCAAAACTGGTGATTTGATAAATATTCAGCAAAGAGGCAACCGCATCAAACAATCTACCAATACTTGAAGTTTTGGGGAGATGATGCGGTTTTGTTAATAAAGTTTTTAAAATTCTTAATTCAGAATTTGTGAATGATTGTAATGTTGATAATTGCAAATCCCAAAGGCGATCGCCAAATATTTCCCAGAGTATTCCCAGCGCTACCCGACGAGGTTCTTTTGCTGCCTTATCTCCTCCTAGTAAGGGAAACGGTTGTAAATGGGCAACTCTAGCAAATCCTGAATCGTTAATCTTCAGAAATTCGCCACCCCAGATCGTGCCATCAGTTCCATAGCCCGTCCCATCCCAAGCAATTCCCAAGACTGGCGCAACAATCTGATTGTCCACCATACAAGCCAGTGCATGGGCATAATGGTGCTGCACCGTAATTATGGGAATCTGCAAAGATTGGGATAACTGCCGCGCATATTGGCTAGACAGATAATCGGGATGAGCATCACAGGCGATCACCTCAGGTTGAAATTCATAAGTCTCACTCAAGCGTTGAATAATGCGCTGGAAATGCTCAAAAGCCTTCGTCGTCTCCAAATCGCCAATATGTTGACTCAGAATAATTGAGTTGTTGATAGACAAGGCGATCGCATTTTTGAGGTGTCCGCCTAAAGCCAAAATCCTCCGATCTGCAACAAGCAAAGGTTTGATCCTCCCCATCCCCCCTTGTAAAGGGAGGAGAATTTTCTTCTTCCCCCTTTTTAAGGGGGATTGAGGGGGATCTTTAGTAATTGGAGATGGTGCATAGCCTCTCGCTCTCCGCAAAATCACAGGGCGATCGCCGATCACCCTAACCACTGAATCATCCACAGGCTGAGCAATATCGCGATTATGAACTAAAAATAAATCTGCAATATTTCCTAAACTAGCGATCGCTTCTTGATTATCAATACAAATCGGCTCATCGGAAAGGTTGCCACTTGTCGCTACAATCGGCGATTGCAATTCTGCCATTAACAAATGATGAAGCGGCGTATAGGGCAGCATGACCCCGATATAGCTATTGTCCGAGACAAGGGACTTAAGATCCTTGTTCAATTTCTGTAAAAGCACAATAGGTGCTTCGGTTGAGTTTAATAACCGTGCTTCTAGTGCTGATACTTGGCAATCTTGGTGAATGCTTTCCAAATTGGGATACATCAGAGCGAAAGGTTTATGGGGACGATGTTTGCGCGATTTCAGTTTGGTGATCGCCTCTGCATTATTCGCATCCACTACCAACTGAAATCCACCTAAACCTTTAATTGCTAAAATGTTACCCTCTCTAATTGCTTGAACAGCTTCTAATAGAGCCTGTTCACGGATGGCTAAGACTTGACCATCACGATCCCAAAGTTCTAAATGAGGTCCACACTTTGGGCAAGCATTTGGCTGAGCATGGAAGCGCCGATCTAAAGGCTGATCGTATTCCGCTTGGCAATCTGCACACATTTGGAACTTGTGCATCGTCGTATTGTGGCGATCGTATGGCACGGCTTTGATAATGCTGTAGCGAGTTCCGCAGTTAGTGCAGTTGGTAAATGGATAGCGATATCGCCGATTTTGCGCGTCAAATATATCTCGTAAACAATCATCACAGGTTGCCAGATCGGGCAGAATTACTGCGGTTTTGATGGATGTATTATCCGTTGATTCATGAATCTCAAAAGTCTGATAATGAACAGGTTCGCACCATTCCTGAGTAATTTGCTGAATTTGCGATCGCGCAGGTTTTTCTGATTGCAACCGTTCTAGGAATAAATCTAATTGTTGTTGCTCGCCTTCGACTGCGATCGCTACACCCTGAGCATTGTTATTCACCCAGCCTTTAAGCTCTAATTCCTTCGCAAGGCGATACACAAAAGGACGAAATCCAATACCTTGCACTGAGCCAGATATATGCAAATTCAAGCATTGCAACTGACCGTTATTAGATCTCATGGTAACTAGGAATCGCGTAAATTAGGAATCTGTACATTTTTACCTTTAGGCAACGCCATAATTGGTATAAGGACGTTTATAAGGTGGATGTA includes the following:
- the psb34 gene encoding photosystem II assembly protein Psb34 — encoded protein: MNTIELKETMTSDNIKPSSDTSSAKTSQASNSSSEEVRAVRSYTVDDRGILNNFAVMPKMYIEEPDASKPKNFKFQLIAVLSIIVAMIAIAIAVS
- a CDS encoding alpha/beta fold hydrolase, with protein sequence MLTRRTLHLPNLDLSYLVGGNGSETVLLIHGMADSAMVWTSLAEHLGKVGGDRYRIIAPDLRGHGETSKDITDYSFASIIADLESLMSHLGITSAHVLAHSWSAKTVAIWATQKSDRIRSLILVDPFFMGRFPSWIRMTFPLMYRVLPFLKVVETFPNYETVEKIARSLKQYQGWSDFQQTVFQASIEAKPDGTWQSKFPRQARDFIFEEIMDVEGLTQSIDIPTLFVQPKQGLNRQAWQLRPYQKYFPNLQICEVLGNHWAFLVEPEAFNQAIANFLQSR
- the hypD gene encoding hydrogenase formation protein HypD; this encodes MKYIDEYRDRQLAHEYASAIAAITTRPWTLMEICGGQTHSIVKHGIDRLIPSEITLIHGPGCPVCVTPIYLIDQVIAIASQPNVTLCSFGDMLRVPGSSSDLLSAKASGADVRMVYSPLDAVKLAQQLTQQNSDRQVVFFAVGFETTAPITALAIAQAHQLGLDNFSILCAHVLVPPAMEAILSNPDHTMQGFLAAGHVCTVMGYGEYEAIAQRYQVPIVVTGFEPIDILQGIYLCIKQLEAGKAEVENQYARSVKKEGNQQAIAMMQEVFEATNRQWRGLAEIPESGLKLKDKYAAFDAQKRFNYEDHAPEICESPLCISGLILQGTSKPHQCPSFGKACTPDHPLGAPMVSSEGACAAYYQHAVI
- a CDS encoding HypC/HybG/HupF family hydrogenase formation chaperone, coding for MCLAVPAKILSIQGEDLMRVGKVSFSGVVKEVNLAYLPEAEIGDYAIIHAGVAISIVDPAEAEQTLLDLQQI
- the hypF gene encoding carbamoyltransferase HypF is translated as MRSNNGQLQCLNLHISGSVQGIGFRPFVYRLAKELELKGWVNNNAQGVAIAVEGEQQQLDLFLERLQSEKPARSQIQQITQEWCEPVHYQTFEIHESTDNTSIKTAVILPDLATCDDCLRDIFDAQNRRYRYPFTNCTNCGTRYSIIKAVPYDRHNTTMHKFQMCADCQAEYDQPLDRRFHAQPNACPKCGPHLELWDRDGQVLAIREQALLEAVQAIREGNILAIKGLGGFQLVVDANNAEAITKLKSRKHRPHKPFALMYPNLESIHQDCQVSALEARLLNSTEAPIVLLQKLNKDLKSLVSDNSYIGVMLPYTPLHHLLMAELQSPIVATSGNLSDEPICIDNQEAIASLGNIADLFLVHNRDIAQPVDDSVVRVIGDRPVILRRARGYAPSPITKDPPQSPLKRGKKKILLPLQGGMGRIKPLLVADRRILALGGHLKNAIALSINNSIILSQHIGDLETTKAFEHFQRIIQRLSETYEFQPEVIACDAHPDYLSSQYARQLSQSLQIPIITVQHHYAHALACMVDNQIVAPVLGIAWDGTGYGTDGTIWGGEFLKINDSGFARVAHLQPFPLLGGDKAAKEPRRVALGILWEIFGDRLWDLQLSTLQSFTNSELRILKTLLTKPHHLPKTSSIGRLFDAVASLLNIYQITSFEGQAAIALEQICDPTIDEFYGMDVKNDGEIDWTNLIQSILEDIQNQTAIATIATKFHNSLVAVMVAIAKQIEIEKIVLTGGCFQNRYLTERAIQKLTQSGFQVYCHQNIPPNDGGIAAGQIMAALRELSH